GCTAACGCTTGGTGTACTGAGGTGCTTTACGAGCCCTCTTCAAGCCAACCTTCTTACGCTCCTTGACTCGAGAGTCCCGCGTCAGCAGTCCTCCCTGACGGAGTACCGCCCTGAGCCTCTCATCGGATTTGGATAAAGCCCTGGCAATACCGTGGGAAATAGCCCCGACCTGACCTGATATGCCACCCCCTTCTACCTTAACCACAACGTTATATCTACCGAGGCTTTCTGTAACGAGAAGCGGCTGCTGTATGGTGCGCCGGTGCTCAAAGCGGGGAAACCGCTCTTCATAGGGCATATTATTCACGATAATAGCACCTTCTCCCGGCATCAGTCTTACTCTGGCAGTAGCCGTTTTACGTCTGCCAGTTCCGTAAAAGTAAGCTTGTGTTTCCATCTGAACCATATCTCTTTTCAGGATGATAGAATCCCTACTCTTTACCCCCCTTCCTTGGTACTAATGAGAAGCGGTTGCTGCAGTAAGACCTCACTTCTCTCCTTTACCTTCAGCATTAACCAGCTTACCCTCTGTCTGAGCTAGATGAGGGTGCTTGTCACCGACGTATACCTTCAGCTTCTTGATCATGCTGGCACCCAATCGATTGTGAGGTAACATCCCCTTAACCGCATATTCAACGGCACGGGTGGGATGATTCTGCATCAGCTCTTCAAGAGTAACGCTCTTAAAACCACCAGGGTATCCCGAGTGTCGATAATATACCTTCTGTTTGACCTTGTCACCACTAACCCGGATCTTTTCAGCATTGAGAACAACCACAAAATCACCAACATCCAGGTGGCGGCAAAACATTGATTTATGCTTACCCATCAGCAATTTGGCCACCTCGGTAGCCAGCCTGCCCAGGATTTTATCCGAGGCATCAATAACATGCCACTCCCGCTTAATCTCAGAAACCTTAACACTATAGGTTTTCATTATGTCTCTCCTCCGAAAGAGACCGGGTAATTTACCCGTATCAGGCGTAGTCCACAGGCCGGCGCCATCGGACCGGCCAGACCCGGCACCCTCGCCTCAATTATACTACGAAATTCACCGGGACTTACTCTACCCAGTCCAACCTTTATTAACAGTCCGATTGTATTACGCACCTGATGGGGTAAGAAGGAATTGGCTACCATGTTGAAAACAGCCAATTCCCCCCGCTTCTCCATCACTGCCCGATACACATACCGCACAGTGCATTTCTTATTTACACCAGTAATACTGGCAAACGAAGCAAAGTCATGCTCACCAAGAAGAGCCTGACAGGCTTCATTGATAACCTCAATATCCAGGTACCCACCAACAAGGTGAGCAAAACCCATCCAGATCGGAGAACGGGTCAAACTATTTAAAATATAGTAACTGTATTCCCGGCTAACGGCATCACGCCGGACATCAAAAGAGCCAGCTACTCTATAGGCAGCCTTAACCGCAATATCCCTGGGCAGATAGTAGTTTAACCCTTTCACAAAGGTCTGCTCAGGAAGGACCGAATTAGTACGAAAACTAACCACCTGCCCGCAAGCATGAACCCCGGCATCAGTGCGGCTGGCTGCCGCTATCCGACAACTCTCCCCGGTAAGTCCCCGTATTGCCTGCTCTATCTCTTCCTGTATAGTAGCCAGTCCAACCTGGAGCTGAGAACCGTGATAACGTCTGCCGTCATATTCTATTATTAAAACAACCCTGGTGACTGCCACCAATGTCGCAACCTTTTTACTCTACCAGTTCCAACCTAACCATAGCTGCACCGTCACCTAATCTAGGACCCAACTTAATGATACGAGTATAGCCCCCGCTACGCTCGGCATATCTAGAAGCAAGTTTATCAAATACCTTATCAACCGTCTTGGCGTCAATAACAAAAGATAATGCCTGACGGCGGGCATGAAGCCCTCCCTTCTTGCCCATGGTAATAACCCTCTCAGCCATACCGTGTATCTCTCTGGCTTTAGCCTCCGTAGTAGTAATCTTCTCATAGCCCAAGAGGTCGGTCACCAGATTACGATACATTGCCCTTCTGTGCCCTGAATGCCTGCCCAGTTTTCTCCCGGATAATCTATGCCTCATCTTCCGCCTCCTCTTCCGCTGAAGTAGTCGGCTCTTCCGTCTGCAGTTTAAGAGAAAGCCCCAATTCCCCAAGGCGTTCCTCTATCTCCTGTTTAGACTTCTGCCCGAAGTTCCTCAGCGCCAGTAACTCACTCTCTTTCTTACTGATAATCTGTCCTACTGTCTCAATATTGCCGCGTCTCAGGCAATTCATAGTGCGCACCGATAGATTAAGGTCGGTCACCGGCATATCGTATAACTCTGCCGGTATAGATAATCGTACAACCTGTTCCTCTTCATCGGCCCGGGAGACCTGGGCGTAGTCAACAAAAGCAGTCAACTGCTCCACCAAAATAGCCGCGCTACGGGTGAGGGCTTCTACCGGTGATATCGTACCATCCGTCCATATCTCCAGAGACAGCCGTTCACGGCTGGTCACCTCACCAACATGCGTCGGCTCAACGGTAAAATTGACCTTTCGCACCGGTGTAAAGATGGCATCAATAGGAATCACTCCGATAGGCAGATTATCAGTGGATGAAGCCAGCCGATAACCTTCATTTATTTCAACATCCAGTTCCACATACAGTCTCGCTTCAGGCGAATCCAGAGTGGCTAAGTATAGTTCCGGATTAGCAATGCTAAGGTCAGTCGACGGCCTGATGTCCGAAGCGTAAACACGTCTCTCCCCCTCTGCCTCCAGTATCAATTTACCCGGCTGTCCGGAAAGGGAGCTGATTCTCAACTCTTTAAAATTAAGAATCAGCTCAGTAACATCTTCTTTTACGTAAGGAATAGTGGAGAATTCGTGCTGTATTCCCTCAATCATAACCCCGGTTACCGCTGCCCCGGGGAGGTAGCTGAGCAGTACTCTGCGCAGGGAATTCCCCAGAGTAACGCCGAAGCCCTTTTCCAGCGGCTCAGCCAGAAACTGACCAAAATTCTCCTTACTCTCAACACAGGTAATCTTCGGTATCACTAGGCGAGACAAAACGCTCCCTCCTTATCAACTGACTTATCGTGAATAGAACTCGACTATCGTCTTCCCCTCAAATTTGGCCTCAATTTCATCAGGGATAGGCAGCGACACCACCTGGCCAACCAGATTCTGCTTGTCCAGACTCAACCAGCTCGGTATGAATTTAGCGTCGATATTCTCAGCCACTTCCTTATAATACCCTGTTCTGGTGCTGCTCTCTCGCCAGGAAATGCTATCACCATCCTTAACCAGATAGGAAGGTATATTATTCTTACGACCATTGAGCTTGATATGTCCATGACGGACTACCTGCCGGGCTTGAGCACGAGAATCAGCGAAGCCCAACCGATATACTACATTATCAAGCCGCCGCTCCAGCAGCACGATAAGATTCTCTCCAGTGATGCCCTGCTGCCTCGTGGCCTGAGCAAACAACCTCCGGAACTGACCCTCCATAATGCCATAGGTATAACGGGCCTTTTGCTTTTCTCTTAATTGAAAACCACGGTCAGAAATCCGCCGTCTCCGTCCGGTACTCTGCTGTCCAGGTGTCTTCGCCCGCCTATCAACGGAACACTTAGGGGTAAGACACCGTCCACCCTTAAGCATTAACTTTTCACCGCTACGCCGACACAAACGACAGACTGCTTCAGTATATCTTGCCATTTCTTACCCTCTATACCCGTCTTCTTTTTGGAGGACGACAGCCATTATGAGGAAGAGGAGTCACATCCTTGATGCTGGTAACGTAAAGGCCGGAGCTTTGCAGAGAACGAATCGCTGCTTCACGACCACTACCTGGCCCTTTAACATAAACCTCTACCTGACGTAAGCCATGTACCATGGCTTTCCTTGCCGCGTCACGAGCCGCCACCTGAGCTGCATAAGGAGTACCTTTACGAGAGCCCTTAAACCCAGCCGTTCCCGAGCTTGCC
The sequence above is a segment of the Dehalococcoidales bacterium genome. Coding sequences within it:
- the rplQ gene encoding 50S ribosomal protein L17, with the translated sequence MRHRLSGRKLGRHSGHRRAMYRNLVTDLLGYEKITTTEAKAREIHGMAERVITMGKKGGLHARRQALSFVIDAKTVDKVFDKLASRYAERSGGYTRIIKLGPRLGDGAAMVRLELVE
- the truA gene encoding tRNA pseudouridine(38-40) synthase TruA; its protein translation is MAVTRVVLIIEYDGRRYHGSQLQVGLATIQEEIEQAIRGLTGESCRIAAASRTDAGVHACGQVVSFRTNSVLPEQTFVKGLNYYLPRDIAVKAAYRVAGSFDVRRDAVSREYSYYILNSLTRSPIWMGFAHLVGGYLDIEVINEACQALLGEHDFASFASITGVNKKCTVRYVYRAVMEKRGELAVFNMVANSFLPHQVRNTIGLLIKVGLGRVSPGEFRSIIEARVPGLAGPMAPACGLRLIRVNYPVSFGGET
- the rpsI gene encoding 30S ribosomal protein S9 produces the protein MVQMETQAYFYGTGRRKTATARVRLMPGEGAIIVNNMPYEERFPRFEHRRTIQQPLLVTESLGRYNVVVKVEGGGISGQVGAISHGIARALSKSDERLRAVLRQGGLLTRDSRVKERKKVGLKRARKAPQYTKR
- the rplM gene encoding 50S ribosomal protein L13; amino-acid sequence: MKTYSVKVSEIKREWHVIDASDKILGRLATEVAKLLMGKHKSMFCRHLDVGDFVVVLNAEKIRVSGDKVKQKVYYRHSGYPGGFKSVTLEELMQNHPTRAVEYAVKGMLPHNRLGASMIKKLKVYVGDKHPHLAQTEGKLVNAEGKGEK
- the rpsD gene encoding 30S ribosomal protein S4, coding for MARYTEAVCRLCRRSGEKLMLKGGRCLTPKCSVDRRAKTPGQQSTGRRRRISDRGFQLREKQKARYTYGIMEGQFRRLFAQATRQQGITGENLIVLLERRLDNVVYRLGFADSRAQARQVVRHGHIKLNGRKNNIPSYLVKDGDSISWRESSTRTGYYKEVAENIDAKFIPSWLSLDKQNLVGQVVSLPIPDEIEAKFEGKTIVEFYSR
- a CDS encoding DNA-directed RNA polymerase subunit alpha, with the protein product MSRLVIPKITCVESKENFGQFLAEPLEKGFGVTLGNSLRRVLLSYLPGAAVTGVMIEGIQHEFSTIPYVKEDVTELILNFKELRISSLSGQPGKLILEAEGERRVYASDIRPSTDLSIANPELYLATLDSPEARLYVELDVEINEGYRLASSTDNLPIGVIPIDAIFTPVRKVNFTVEPTHVGEVTSRERLSLEIWTDGTISPVEALTRSAAILVEQLTAFVDYAQVSRADEEEQVVRLSIPAELYDMPVTDLNLSVRTMNCLRRGNIETVGQIISKKESELLALRNFGQKSKQEIEERLGELGLSLKLQTEEPTTSAEEEAEDEA
- the rpsK gene encoding 30S ribosomal protein S11, with protein sequence MAEKKRTRVRRREKKSIPSGKAYIQSTFNNTIITLTDPEGHVISWASSGTAGFKGSRKGTPYAAQVAARDAARKAMVHGLRQVEVYVKGPGSGREAAIRSLQSSGLYVTSIKDVTPLPHNGCRPPKRRRV